From the Caldisericum sp. genome, the window TGCCTTAACCAGTGCATCAATAAGGAACGAAGCACTATCAATATTATCTTTTGTTCCGCTTACAAAAAGCAACCTGCACATACTCAATTATATGTAAATGTGCCTGTTTTAAAAACCTCAACGCAAGATATAATGTAAAATATGGAAACAGATTCTCAAAAATTAAAGATCTATTTCGACTTGCTTAAAAATGCACCTAAAAGGGTTGTCCTGATGAGCCCCAAGGAAGACGAAGTTACTCTCTACAAAAAGCACATTGATGAAGCAAAACTCTATATGCCTTATGTTTATAAATGCACTCAAGTTTTAGACCTTGGAAGTGGCTCGGGATTCCCCGGCATTCCTCTTGCAATAGAACTTCCTTATGTGAAATTCTATCTACTCGATAAAAGGAAGGTTCACATAGAGTTTTTGAGAATGGTAAAAGATACTCTTCATCTTGATAATGTGGAGTTAATTCATATGGATGCAGCACTCTTGAAGAGAACAGATTATAATTTTGATTGCGTTGTTGCACGGGCGGTAAATAGGATTGGGACAATTCTTGACTGGGTTTCTTCAAATATTGTAAGTGGCGGTCAAATTATCCTCGGAAAGAAAAAAGATATAGAAAAGGAATTAAAAGATATTAAATATCCCTTCGAACTTTCGGAACTCAAAGAAACTACTTTTGGCTATATTGTTGTAATCAGAAAATTACAGGTTAGAGATGCGCCTCAATAAACTCCTTCGTGTATTGATTAATGAGGTCTTTGTCGTAGTCCATTGTTGCAACATGGTATGAGTTCTCAAGGTATATAACCTTAACATCCTTTGACTTCACATTTTTCAAGGTGTAATCAACATTTTCAAGAGGCACAACATGGTCTTCCTTTGACTTCAGTATCAAAAGAGGCTGTGTAATTTTATCGAGGTCCTTTTGTATCACATTGAGCAACTTTATCATTTCATATGCGCCACGGGTTGGTGTTCTATCGTATGAAGGTTCCTTTACATTCGGGTCTTTTATGTCTGAACCAATCGCAGGCATTGATTTAACAAAAAGGCTTAGAATTGGAAGA encodes:
- the rsmG gene encoding 16S rRNA (guanine(527)-N(7))-methyltransferase RsmG, whose translation is METDSQKLKIYFDLLKNAPKRVVLMSPKEDEVTLYKKHIDEAKLYMPYVYKCTQVLDLGSGSGFPGIPLAIELPYVKFYLLDKRKVHIEFLRMVKDTLHLDNVELIHMDAALLKRTDYNFDCVVARAVNRIGTILDWVSSNIVSGGQIILGKKKDIEKELKDIKYPFELSELKETTFGYIVVIRKLQVRDAPQ